A genome region from Sphingomonas anseongensis includes the following:
- a CDS encoding DUF2891 domain-containing protein, which translates to MGALNADTASQMARIALGHVAREYPHKLDHVLLRDEDARTPGDLHPVFFGSFDWHSCVHGWWSLLTLSRLFPNIAEAAEIERLADATFTAEKLAAERAYLDRPLSTGFERPYGWAWLLMLHLEAERHGDKGWGSGMEPLARAFADRFRAYLPILTYPIRAGTHFNTAFALFLALQWGERFDTALAGLIRERASAWFCGDRDAQAWEPSGDDFLSPTLTEALLMSSVLPPGEFASWFAEFLPRLDQKEPATLFAPATVSDRSDGKIAHLDGLNISRAWCWRELGHPQFAENHLEAALPHLSGDYMGEHWLQSFALLALLSGT; encoded by the coding sequence ATGGGCGCGCTGAACGCCGACACTGCATCCCAGATGGCGCGGATCGCGCTCGGCCATGTCGCCCGCGAATATCCGCACAAGCTCGACCATGTGCTGCTCCGCGACGAGGATGCGCGGACTCCGGGCGACCTTCACCCGGTCTTCTTCGGAAGCTTCGACTGGCACAGCTGCGTCCACGGCTGGTGGAGCCTGCTGACGCTCAGCAGGCTCTTCCCGAACATAGCTGAAGCGGCGGAGATCGAGCGGCTGGCGGATGCGACTTTCACTGCCGAGAAACTTGCCGCGGAGCGCGCCTATCTCGACCGGCCGCTATCGACAGGGTTCGAGCGGCCTTACGGCTGGGCATGGCTGCTGATGCTTCACCTCGAAGCGGAGCGGCATGGCGACAAGGGCTGGGGCAGCGGGATGGAGCCGCTAGCCCGGGCCTTCGCCGATCGTTTTCGGGCCTATCTGCCGATCCTGACCTATCCCATCCGCGCAGGCACCCATTTCAACACCGCCTTCGCGCTGTTCCTGGCGCTCCAATGGGGGGAGCGTTTCGACACGGCGCTCGCCGGGCTGATCCGTGAGCGGGCATCCGCCTGGTTCTGCGGCGACAGGGACGCGCAGGCGTGGGAGCCGAGCGGCGACGACTTCCTGTCGCCGACGCTGACCGAGGCCTTGCTGATGAGCAGCGTGCTTCCGCCCGGTGAATTCGCCAGCTGGTTCGCCGAATTCCTCCCCCGTCTCGACCAGAAAGAGCCCGCCACTTTGTTCGCCCCGGCCACGGTCAGCGACCGGAGCGACGGCAAGATCGCCCATCTCGACGGGCTCAACATCAGCCGGGCATGGTGCTGGCGGGAGCTAGGCCATCCGCAATTCGCCGAGAATCACCTGGAGGCTGCGCTGCCCCACCTCAGCGGCGACTATATGGGCGAGCACTGGCTTCAGAGCTTCGCGCTGCTGGCGCTGCTCAGTGGCACTTGA
- a CDS encoding hydantoinase B/oxoprolinase family protein has protein sequence MLEGRVASGWTFAIDRGGTFTDVIARSPEGEVTVAKLLSENPGQYEDAALEAIRRLVERESSDISSVRMGTTVATNALLERKGDRVALTITGGFGDALRIGYQARPEIFARHIVLPEQPYERVVEIEERIGASGEVVQPLDEQQAREALKSVRDDGIEALAIVLMHGWRYTEHERRLAGIARELGFTQISVSHEVAPLIKLVGRGDTTLVDAYLSPVLRRYVDKVASGLPSGTRLQFMQSNGGLADALAFRGKDAILSGPAGGVVGMVAASAPHFAHGEPVRLIGFDMGGTSTDVSHYAGRFELADESVVAGVRIRAPMMAIHTVAAGGGSICSFDGMRFRVGPQSAGANPGPACYRNGGPLTVTDCNLFLGRIDAAKFPSVFGPSGDQPLDPEAARQRLQEVADSLGGTKSLTEIAEGFLAIAVDNMAKAIRKISIARGHDVTRYTLACFGGAGGQLACRVADGLGMERILIHPLAGVLSAYGIRLARVKVIREESVLKPLGDELSLDTLERAVTNSLVDQGVPQDSIELHRRARLRYAGSDTTLELPLGEPGHMRREFEKLHRGRFGYVDEQAQLIVDALVVEGVGRAQSEPPQVLVSEDSERFIGPCIISEATSTTVVEPGWTGERASDGTLVLMRTESLKREHAIGTDADPVMLEIFNNLFMAIAEEMGVALQSTATSVNIKERLDFSCALFDREGALIANAPHIPVHLGSMGESIRTIIDTRGSGADGRGIRRGDAYVLNDPYRGGTHLPDITVIMPVFYADEDKEPSAFVAARGHHADIGGIAPGSMPPDSRTINDEGVLINNVLMVDEGRFREADMRALLASGPHPARNIDRNISDLRAQLAACVRGAEGLVDSVREYGAPVVDAYMRHVLANAEESVRRLLGRLDDGEFDYEMDNGAHVRVAIRIDKQARSATFDFTGTSSQLSDNFNAPYSIVRAASLYVLRTLIDDPIPMNDGCLRPVELIVPEGSMLAPRYPAAVVAGNVETSQVVTDALFAATGRLAPSQGTMNNFTFGNERHQYYETIAGGSGAGPDHDGTSAVQTHMTNSRLTDPEILETRHPVRLERFAIRRGSGGAGAHHGGDGVIRDVRFLEPMRANILANRRRVPPRGIMGGGNAQPGRNWVERADGSIEEMSATQSAEMGPGDRFVIETPGGGGYGPAE, from the coding sequence GTGCTTGAAGGCCGCGTGGCGAGCGGCTGGACATTCGCGATCGATCGCGGCGGCACGTTCACCGACGTGATCGCCCGGTCGCCCGAAGGCGAAGTCACCGTCGCGAAGCTGCTATCGGAAAATCCCGGCCAATATGAAGACGCGGCGCTGGAGGCGATCCGCCGCCTGGTCGAGCGGGAAAGCAGTGATATCTCGTCAGTGCGGATGGGCACCACGGTCGCGACCAACGCGCTGCTTGAACGCAAGGGCGACCGGGTCGCACTGACGATCACCGGCGGCTTCGGCGATGCGCTCCGGATCGGCTACCAGGCGCGGCCGGAAATTTTCGCTCGTCATATCGTCCTCCCCGAGCAGCCCTACGAGCGCGTGGTCGAGATCGAGGAACGCATCGGCGCGAGCGGCGAAGTCGTCCAGCCGCTCGACGAACAGCAGGCTCGAGAAGCACTCAAATCGGTTCGCGACGATGGCATTGAGGCGCTCGCGATCGTGCTGATGCACGGCTGGCGCTACACCGAGCACGAACGGCGGCTCGCCGGGATCGCGCGCGAGCTCGGCTTCACGCAAATCTCCGTCAGCCACGAGGTCGCGCCGCTGATCAAACTTGTCGGGCGCGGCGACACGACCCTGGTCGACGCCTATCTGTCTCCAGTCCTTCGCCGCTACGTTGACAAAGTGGCGTCGGGTCTTCCTTCGGGCACGCGGCTGCAGTTCATGCAGTCGAACGGCGGGCTTGCCGACGCTTTGGCGTTTCGAGGCAAGGATGCGATCCTGTCCGGACCGGCTGGCGGGGTTGTCGGAATGGTCGCCGCAAGCGCTCCGCATTTCGCCCACGGCGAGCCCGTGCGACTGATCGGCTTCGACATGGGCGGGACCTCGACCGACGTGTCGCATTATGCAGGCCGGTTCGAGCTTGCCGATGAGAGCGTTGTCGCCGGCGTCAGGATCAGGGCGCCGATGATGGCGATCCACACGGTCGCTGCGGGCGGCGGCTCCATTTGCAGCTTTGACGGGATGCGATTCCGGGTCGGCCCGCAAAGCGCCGGAGCGAACCCCGGCCCCGCCTGCTATCGCAACGGCGGACCGCTGACGGTGACCGACTGCAACCTGTTCCTGGGCCGCATCGACGCAGCAAAATTTCCGTCGGTATTCGGCCCTTCGGGCGATCAGCCGCTCGATCCAGAAGCTGCCCGGCAGCGCCTTCAGGAAGTGGCGGACTCTCTCGGCGGCACCAAGTCGCTCACAGAAATCGCGGAAGGATTTCTTGCGATCGCGGTTGACAATATGGCCAAGGCGATTCGCAAGATTTCGATCGCTCGCGGCCATGATGTCACTCGCTACACACTCGCCTGTTTCGGCGGAGCCGGCGGGCAGCTCGCCTGCCGCGTTGCCGACGGTCTCGGCATGGAGCGGATCCTGATCCATCCGCTTGCCGGAGTGCTCTCCGCCTATGGGATCCGCCTTGCCCGGGTGAAAGTGATCCGCGAGGAGAGCGTGCTCAAGCCGCTCGGTGACGAGCTATCTCTCGACACGCTTGAGCGTGCGGTCACCAACTCGCTGGTGGACCAGGGCGTGCCCCAGGACTCGATCGAGCTGCACCGTCGCGCGCGGCTTCGTTACGCCGGCAGCGACACGACTCTCGAACTTCCGCTCGGCGAGCCGGGCCACATGCGCCGCGAGTTCGAGAAGCTTCATCGCGGGCGCTTCGGCTACGTCGACGAACAGGCACAACTGATCGTGGACGCGCTGGTCGTCGAGGGCGTCGGGAGGGCGCAATCCGAACCGCCGCAGGTTCTCGTTTCGGAAGATAGCGAGCGCTTCATCGGTCCGTGCATAATCTCCGAGGCTACCTCCACCACCGTGGTTGAGCCGGGCTGGACGGGTGAGCGCGCGAGCGACGGCACGCTGGTTCTCATGCGCACCGAATCCCTGAAGCGCGAGCACGCGATCGGCACCGATGCCGACCCGGTGATGCTGGAGATCTTCAACAACCTGTTCATGGCCATCGCCGAGGAGATGGGCGTGGCGCTGCAGTCGACTGCGACCAGCGTGAACATCAAGGAGCGCCTCGATTTCTCCTGCGCTTTGTTCGACCGCGAAGGTGCGCTGATCGCCAACGCGCCGCACATCCCGGTGCACCTCGGCTCGATGGGCGAGAGCATCCGGACGATCATCGATACTCGGGGCAGCGGTGCGGATGGACGCGGCATCCGGCGCGGCGATGCCTATGTGCTCAACGACCCCTATCGCGGCGGCACGCATTTGCCCGACATCACCGTCATCATGCCGGTCTTCTATGCCGACGAGGACAAAGAGCCATCGGCCTTCGTCGCGGCTCGCGGCCATCATGCGGACATCGGCGGGATTGCTCCCGGGTCTATGCCTCCAGACAGCCGCACGATCAACGACGAGGGAGTCCTCATCAACAATGTGCTGATGGTCGACGAGGGTCGTTTCCGCGAGGCGGACATGCGCGCGCTCCTCGCATCCGGGCCGCACCCGGCGCGCAACATCGACCGCAATATCTCCGACCTTCGCGCCCAGCTTGCCGCCTGCGTTCGCGGCGCCGAAGGGCTCGTTGATTCAGTGCGCGAATATGGCGCGCCGGTCGTCGACGCCTACATGCGCCACGTTCTCGCCAATGCCGAAGAGTCGGTCCGCCGACTGCTCGGACGCCTCGACGACGGCGAGTTCGATTATGAGATGGATAATGGCGCTCATGTCCGGGTCGCGATCAGAATCGACAAGCAAGCGCGCTCCGCGACGTTCGACTTCACCGGGACCAGCTCCCAGCTGTCCGACAATTTCAACGCGCCTTATTCGATCGTCCGCGCAGCTTCGCTCTACGTGCTCCGCACCTTGATCGACGACCCGATCCCGATGAACGACGGCTGCCTTCGCCCGGTCGAGCTGATCGTTCCCGAAGGCTCGATGCTCGCGCCACGCTATCCGGCCGCGGTCGTTGCCGGAAATGTCGAAACCAGCCAGGTGGTGACCGACGCACTGTTCGCCGCGACGGGCAGGCTTGCTCCCAGTCAGGGAACGATGAACAACTTCACCTTCGGAAACGAGCGCCACCAATATTATGAGACGATCGCCGGGGGCTCCGGAGCCGGGCCAGATCACGATGGGACCAGCGCCGTTCAAACCCACATGACCAACAGCCGCCTTACCGATCCGGAAATCCTGGAGACCAGGCACCCGGTGAGGCTGGAGCGGTTCGCGATCCGCCGCGGCTCGGGTGGAGCGGGCGCGCACCATGGCGGCGACGGGGTGATCCGCGACGTGCGCTTCCTCGAGCCGATGCGCGCGAACATCCTTGCCAACCGCCGCCGAGTTCCGCCGCGCGGGATCATGGGCGGAGGCAACGCGCAACCTGGCCGCAACTGGGTCGAGCGGGCAGACGGCTCGATCGAAGAGATGAGCGCGACCCAGTCCGCTGAAATGGGGCCCGGCGACCGGTTCGTCATCGAAACTCCGGGCGGCGGCGGCTACGGACCGGCGGAATGA
- a CDS encoding DUF979 domain-containing protein, with protein sequence MITLQWLYILTGAMFAAFAVLSARDRSNRKRFGNAAFWALVATSFWFGDYLGDLGNGILVLAIVAVAGVHLVGRGETLSTSIEQRVEIAKRLGSKLFLPALIIPITAFFGTLLFNYTPLQHTGLIDPKATTLVLLGIGVLIALGVCYAWLRPPALAPVDEGRRLMDSIGWAGILPQMLAALGAVFAAAGVGDIIGGIAGEVIPSGSVFLAVVLYAVGMALFTIIMGNAFAAFPVMVAAIGVPILVQGAGADPAVIGAVGMLSGFCGTLLTPMAANFNIVPAALLELKDQYGVIRMQVATAIPLFICNVLIIYFAGYAWAR encoded by the coding sequence ATGATCACACTGCAGTGGCTCTACATTTTGACCGGCGCCATGTTCGCGGCCTTCGCGGTCCTGAGCGCCCGCGACAGGAGCAACCGCAAACGCTTCGGCAACGCCGCCTTCTGGGCTTTGGTTGCGACCAGCTTCTGGTTCGGCGATTATCTCGGCGATCTCGGCAACGGAATCCTGGTGCTTGCGATTGTCGCCGTCGCCGGCGTTCACCTAGTGGGCCGCGGAGAAACGCTCTCGACCAGCATCGAGCAGCGCGTCGAGATTGCAAAACGCCTGGGAAGCAAGCTCTTCCTTCCGGCGCTGATCATCCCGATCACCGCTTTCTTCGGCACCTTGCTGTTCAACTATACGCCGCTGCAACACACTGGCCTGATCGATCCTAAGGCGACGACGCTGGTGCTGCTCGGGATCGGCGTTCTGATCGCGCTCGGTGTCTGTTACGCTTGGCTTCGGCCCCCGGCTCTCGCGCCGGTCGACGAAGGCCGGCGCCTGATGGATTCGATCGGCTGGGCGGGAATTTTGCCGCAGATGCTGGCCGCGCTCGGAGCGGTGTTCGCCGCCGCGGGGGTTGGCGACATCATCGGCGGGATCGCCGGAGAAGTCATTCCAAGCGGAAGCGTATTCCTTGCGGTGGTGCTCTACGCGGTCGGAATGGCACTCTTCACCATCATCATGGGCAATGCCTTCGCCGCCTTCCCGGTGATGGTGGCGGCAATCGGGGTGCCGATCCTGGTCCAAGGTGCCGGAGCCGATCCCGCGGTGATCGGCGCGGTCGGAATGTTGAGCGGCTTCTGCGGAACCTTGCTCACGCCGATGGCCGCCAACTTCAACATCGTGCCTGCCGCGTTGCTGGAATTGAAGGATCAGTACGGCGTGATCCGGATGCAGGTCGCGACCGCCATTCCGCTGTTCATCTGCAACGTCCTCATCATCTATTTCGCGGGGTACGCATGGGCGCGCTGA
- a CDS encoding 4a-hydroxytetrahydrobiopterin dehydratase yields MSAPDGWEEEDGGKALVRSFKFKDFSEAFGFLTRVALHAEKVDHHPEFTSVWNRVDFRLTSHDAGGVTERDRKLAEAINAL; encoded by the coding sequence ATGAGCGCACCCGATGGATGGGAGGAAGAAGATGGCGGCAAGGCGCTGGTCCGGAGCTTCAAGTTCAAGGATTTCAGCGAGGCATTCGGGTTCCTGACGCGTGTCGCTCTTCACGCGGAGAAGGTGGACCACCACCCGGAGTTCACCAGCGTTTGGAATCGCGTCGATTTCCGGCTGACCAGCCATGATGCGGGCGGAGTCACGGAGCGCGACCGTAAGTTGGCCGAGGCGATCAACGCTCTGTGA
- the pcaF gene encoding 3-oxoadipyl-CoA thiolase gives MTDAFICDYVRTPIGRYGGALAHVRADDLAAIPIRALIDRNPGVDWSQLDDVILGCANQAGEDNRNLARMAGLLAGLPDSSGGVTLNRLCGSGLDAVAMAARAIRGGESDMIIAGGSESMSRAPFVMAKATSAFDRNAEMYDTTIGWRFVNPKMKAAYGDDTMPSTGENVAQEFQVSREDQDAFALRSQEKAAAAQANGRLAAEIVPVEIPQRKGDPLVVDKDEHPRATSMEALAKLRPIVRPDGTVTAGNASGVNDGSAAIIVASEESARRNGLTPRARVLGAAVAGVPPRIMGIGPAPASEKLMKQLGLKITDFDVIELNEAFAAQGLAVLRQLGLPDDAAQVNPNGGAIALGHPLGMSGARLALTATEELQRSGGKLALATMCIGVGQGIALALERV, from the coding sequence CTGACCGACGCCTTTATCTGCGACTATGTCCGCACTCCCATCGGCCGCTACGGGGGTGCGCTCGCGCACGTCCGTGCGGATGATCTTGCCGCGATCCCGATCCGTGCACTGATCGACCGCAACCCCGGCGTCGATTGGAGCCAGCTCGACGACGTCATCCTCGGCTGCGCCAACCAGGCCGGCGAGGACAACCGCAACCTAGCGCGGATGGCGGGGCTGCTTGCGGGGCTTCCAGACAGCTCCGGCGGAGTGACACTGAACCGCCTGTGCGGCTCCGGTCTCGACGCGGTCGCGATGGCGGCCCGAGCGATCCGCGGCGGCGAATCCGACATGATCATCGCCGGCGGCTCGGAAAGCATGAGCCGCGCGCCGTTCGTTATGGCCAAGGCGACGTCCGCCTTCGACCGCAACGCTGAGATGTACGACACGACCATCGGCTGGCGCTTCGTCAATCCGAAGATGAAGGCGGCCTACGGCGACGATACGATGCCGAGCACCGGCGAGAACGTGGCGCAGGAATTCCAGGTCAGCCGCGAGGATCAGGATGCCTTCGCTCTCAGGAGCCAGGAAAAGGCGGCCGCGGCTCAGGCGAACGGACGGCTGGCCGCCGAAATTGTCCCGGTCGAGATCCCGCAGCGCAAGGGCGATCCGCTGGTCGTCGACAAGGATGAGCATCCGCGCGCAACCAGTATGGAGGCGCTGGCCAAGCTCCGGCCGATCGTCCGCCCCGACGGCACCGTCACCGCCGGAAATGCTTCGGGAGTCAATGATGGCTCTGCCGCAATAATTGTCGCCAGTGAAGAATCGGCCAGGCGAAACGGGCTGACGCCGCGCGCCCGCGTGTTGGGTGCTGCCGTCGCCGGCGTTCCGCCGCGCATCATGGGCATCGGCCCGGCACCCGCTTCGGAAAAGCTGATGAAGCAGCTCGGTCTCAAGATCACCGACTTCGACGTGATCGAGCTCAATGAGGCGTTCGCTGCACAGGGCCTCGCCGTGCTCCGCCAGCTGGGCCTGCCCGACGATGCGGCGCAGGTGAACCCCAACGGCGGGGCGATCGCGCTCGGCCACCCGCTCGGAATGTCGGGTGCCCGGCTCGCCCTGACGGCAACCGAGGAGCTTCAGCGCAGCGGTGGAAAGCTGGCGCTTGCCACCATGTGCATCGGAGTGGGTCAGGGAATCGCGCTGGCGCTCGAACGGGTGTAG
- a CDS encoding DUF969 domain-containing protein — translation MTYLPLLGIALVVIGFALRFNPLLVVAVAAVVTGLLAGLPFVKVLSTLGKAFNDNRYVSIIWIVLPVIGVLERFGLQQQARTLIGRMRGATTGRILLAYLAFRQIFAALGLTSVAGHPQTVRPLVAPMAEAAAEKEHGDLDEATREKVKALSAATDNVGLFFGEDIFIAIGSILLIQGSMAGFGIELTPLHLSLWAIPTAICAFLIHGTRLLLFDKKLGRGR, via the coding sequence ATGACGTATTTGCCGCTGCTCGGAATTGCGCTGGTCGTCATCGGCTTCGCGCTGCGCTTCAACCCGCTGCTGGTCGTCGCAGTCGCCGCGGTCGTGACCGGCCTTCTTGCCGGACTGCCGTTCGTGAAGGTGCTCTCGACGCTGGGAAAGGCGTTCAACGACAATCGCTACGTTTCGATCATCTGGATCGTTCTTCCGGTGATCGGGGTGCTGGAACGTTTTGGGCTCCAGCAACAGGCTCGAACGCTGATCGGCCGGATGCGAGGTGCGACGACGGGGCGTATTCTTCTCGCCTATCTCGCTTTCCGCCAGATCTTCGCGGCGCTGGGCCTGACCTCGGTCGCGGGACATCCGCAAACGGTCCGCCCTCTCGTCGCACCGATGGCCGAAGCCGCGGCTGAAAAGGAGCATGGCGACCTCGACGAGGCGACGCGTGAGAAGGTGAAGGCGCTGTCCGCCGCGACCGACAATGTCGGGCTATTCTTCGGCGAGGATATCTTCATCGCGATCGGTTCGATCCTCCTGATCCAGGGCTCGATGGCAGGCTTCGGAATCGAGCTTACGCCGCTCCATCTGTCGCTGTGGGCGATCCCGACCGCCATCTGCGCTTTCCTGATCCACGGCACCCGGCTGCTCCTGTTCGACAAGAAACTGGGGCGCGGCCGATGA
- the paaD gene encoding 1,2-phenylacetyl-CoA epoxidase subunit PaaD: protein MATAVADLSEDAIMAVLDQVMDPEIPVVSITDLGIVRGVTIDPPRVFISPTYTGCPATVAIEDAIRQALDANGFRNVYVERRLFPPWTTEWISERGHERLKAYGIAPPSPSATAECPQCGSADTQEVSRFGSTPCKAQWRCNACKEPFDRFKCH from the coding sequence ATGGCAACGGCGGTCGCAGACCTCAGCGAAGACGCCATCATGGCGGTGCTCGACCAGGTGATGGACCCGGAGATCCCGGTCGTCTCGATCACCGACCTTGGCATCGTCCGTGGCGTGACAATCGATCCGCCGCGCGTCTTCATCAGCCCGACCTACACGGGCTGCCCGGCCACGGTTGCGATCGAGGATGCCATCCGCCAGGCGCTCGACGCCAACGGCTTCCGCAACGTCTACGTCGAACGCAGGCTGTTCCCGCCGTGGACCACTGAGTGGATCAGTGAGCGCGGCCATGAGCGGCTGAAGGCCTATGGCATTGCTCCGCCGAGCCCCTCGGCGACGGCCGAGTGCCCCCAGTGCGGGTCAGCGGATACTCAGGAAGTCAGCCGCTTCGGCTCTACGCCGTGCAAGGCCCAGTGGCGCTGCAATGCGTGCAAGGAGCCGTTCGACCGGTTCAAGTGCCACTGA
- the hppD gene encoding 4-hydroxyphenylpyruvate dioxygenase: MATATLEVGPLGLENPMGTDGFEFVEYTAPDPQLLRDLFTKMGFPAVARHKRKAVTLHKQQDIHFIINSEPGSYAEDYARAHGPSACAMAFRVKDAKAAFDRAVKLGATPAKTDVAHGEMDIPAIEGIGGSLLFFVDQYGHNGSIYDVDFDFFPDAAEIEANHASHLTYIDHLTHNVHRGRMAVWADFYERLFNFREIRYFDIEGKQTGLFSKAMTSPCGKIRIPLNESQDDKSQIEEFLREYKGEGIQHIALGSDDIYKAVDIIRERGIPFQDTPDTYYEMLPERIVGHDEDIAELEKRRILMDGAPTEGQGLLLQIFTQNVIGPIFFEIIQRKGNEGFGEGNFKALFESIELDQVRRGVL; encoded by the coding sequence ATGGCCACCGCCACTCTGGAAGTCGGGCCGCTCGGGCTCGAAAACCCGATGGGCACCGACGGGTTCGAGTTCGTCGAATATACCGCGCCGGACCCGCAGCTTCTGCGCGACCTGTTCACGAAGATGGGCTTCCCCGCGGTCGCCAGGCACAAGCGCAAGGCCGTCACCCTGCACAAGCAGCAGGACATCCATTTCATCATCAATAGCGAGCCGGGCAGCTACGCGGAGGACTATGCCAGGGCCCACGGCCCCAGCGCCTGCGCGATGGCGTTCCGGGTCAAGGATGCAAAGGCGGCGTTCGACCGGGCGGTGAAGCTCGGAGCGACCCCGGCCAAGACCGACGTCGCCCACGGCGAGATGGACATTCCGGCGATCGAGGGGATCGGCGGGTCATTGCTCTTCTTCGTCGACCAATATGGGCACAACGGGTCGATCTACGACGTCGATTTCGATTTCTTCCCCGACGCCGCCGAGATCGAGGCGAACCACGCCTCGCACCTGACCTACATCGATCACCTCACCCACAATGTGCACCGCGGCCGGATGGCGGTCTGGGCCGACTTCTACGAGCGGCTCTTCAACTTCCGCGAGATCCGCTACTTCGACATCGAGGGGAAGCAGACGGGGCTATTCTCCAAGGCGATGACGTCGCCCTGCGGCAAGATCCGGATCCCGCTCAACGAGAGCCAGGACGACAAGAGCCAGATCGAGGAGTTCCTCCGCGAGTATAAGGGCGAGGGCATCCAGCACATCGCGCTCGGCAGTGACGACATCTACAAGGCGGTCGACATCATCCGCGAGCGCGGCATTCCCTTCCAGGACACGCCCGACACTTATTACGAGATGCTGCCGGAGCGGATCGTCGGCCATGACGAGGATATCGCCGAGCTCGAAAAGCGCCGCATCCTGATGGACGGCGCTCCGACCGAAGGGCAGGGGCTCCTGCTTCAGATCTTCACCCAGAATGTGATCGGCCCGATCTTCTTCGAGATCATCCAGCGCAAGGGCAACGAGGGCTTCGGCGAAGGCAATTTCAAGGCTTTGTTCGAGAGCATCGAGCTCGACCAGGTGCGGCGAGGCGTCCTCTGA